In Bacteriovorax stolpii, a single genomic region encodes these proteins:
- the arsC gene encoding arsenate reductase (glutaredoxin) (This arsenate reductase requires both glutathione and glutaredoxin to convert arsenate to arsenite, after which the efflux transporter formed by ArsA and ArsB can extrude the arsenite from the cell, providing resistance.): MKKAILIHNPRCSKSRGAKEILEEQGIEFDTIDYLKDGLKEKLLSHLPSLLGLTYKEMVREKEDVYKELGLSNKNPSDKEWIQILMKHPILIERPIFIYGERAVVARPSELVTSIL; this comes from the coding sequence ATGAAAAAGGCCATCTTAATTCACAATCCACGCTGCTCAAAATCCAGAGGAGCAAAAGAAATCTTGGAAGAGCAAGGTATAGAGTTTGATACTATTGATTATTTAAAAGATGGACTCAAAGAAAAACTTCTCTCACATTTACCAAGCCTATTGGGCCTTACTTATAAAGAAATGGTGAGAGAAAAAGAAGATGTTTATAAAGAGCTTGGTCTCTCAAATAAAAATCCTTCTGATAAAGAATGGATTCAAATTTTAATGAAACATCCGATCTTAATCGAGCGACCGATCTTTATTTATGGTGAGAGAGCAGTGGTCGCCAGGCCTTCAGAGTTAGTGACGTCGATTCTTTAA